In Paenibacillus sp. FSL M7-0420, a single genomic region encodes these proteins:
- a CDS encoding glycoside hydrolase family 88 protein has product MSRTIDQTWVDEAWSKALEKTRTNSISIGAEFPHASQGGKYVLEVPSWWTAGFWPGMLWQLYAGSGDESLKAVAERCEERLDEVLDGYVKLDHDLGFMWLLTSVANYKLTGREESRVRGLKAANYLAARFNLKGRYIRAWNPWREGEDNSGVAIIDCSMNTSLLFWASEVTGDPRYRHIAEAHMDTVLEHFIRPDGSVYHIVNFNPETGEVAEKLGGQGYAPESAWSRGAAWALYGLALAYHHTGKLSYLHASKQVAHFFLTRLPEDQVPHWDFRAPGDVGEIRDSSAGSCAASGLLLLAGLVEESEAQVYRNGALRITESLYRNYGTWDNPAEQGLLLHGTSNFPEDRNIDVPLIYGDFFYVEALARIKGAGPFYWE; this is encoded by the coding sequence ATGAGCAGAACCATAGATCAGACATGGGTAGATGAGGCTTGGAGTAAGGCGCTGGAGAAGACGAGAACGAACAGTATCAGCATCGGGGCGGAGTTCCCGCATGCCAGCCAAGGCGGCAAGTATGTACTGGAAGTGCCGAGCTGGTGGACTGCCGGCTTCTGGCCGGGCATGCTCTGGCAGCTCTACGCAGGGAGCGGCGATGAGAGCCTGAAAGCGGTAGCCGAGCGCTGCGAGGAGCGGCTGGATGAGGTGCTGGACGGCTATGTGAAGCTGGACCATGACCTGGGCTTCATGTGGCTGCTGACCAGTGTTGCCAATTACAAGCTGACGGGCAGGGAAGAATCACGGGTTCGCGGGCTGAAGGCCGCCAACTATCTGGCCGCCCGCTTCAACCTGAAGGGCCGCTACATCCGGGCCTGGAATCCCTGGAGAGAAGGCGAGGACAACAGCGGGGTCGCCATCATTGACTGTAGCATGAACACCAGCCTGTTGTTCTGGGCCTCCGAAGTCACGGGAGACCCGCGTTACCGGCATATCGCGGAGGCACATATGGATACGGTGCTGGAGCATTTCATCCGGCCGGACGGCTCCGTCTATCATATTGTCAACTTCAACCCGGAGACGGGCGAAGTGGCAGAGAAGCTGGGCGGACAGGGCTATGCGCCGGAATCGGCCTGGTCGCGCGGCGCGGCTTGGGCACTATACGGGCTGGCGCTGGCCTATCACCATACGGGCAAGCTTAGCTACCTGCATGCGTCCAAGCAGGTTGCGCATTTCTTCCTGACCCGGCTGCCGGAGGATCAGGTGCCGCATTGGGATTTCCGCGCTCCCGGCGATGTTGGCGAGATTCGCGATTCTTCGGCCGGTTCCTGTGCGGCAAGCGGTCTGCTGCTGCTGGCCGGGCTGGTGGAAGAATCAGAGGCTCAAGTCTACCGGAACGGGGCGCTTAGAATCACGGAATCTCTCTACCGCAATTATGGAACTTGGGACAATCCCGCCGAACAGGGGCTGCTGCTTCACGGTACCAGTAACTTTCCTGAGGACCGGAACATCGATGTGCCGCTGATCTACGGGGATTTCTTCTATGTCGAGGCACTGGCCCGGATTAAGGGAGCAGGCCCGTTCTATTGGGAGTAG
- a CDS encoding DUF2264 domain-containing protein has protein sequence MSGIEQRKYWLDTMLRIGTPVLEALSARKLKEQLPAEFHSGRSQFAHLEAFARLACGMAPWLELQGLEGEEEQLRARYAGLMLEAIAAAVDPQSPDYMEFKTEGQPLVDAAFLAHALVRAPKAVTARLDTRVKSNLIAALKQTRRTAPSGSNWLLFSAMVEAALYLLGDPEYDRMRVGYAVHMFMDWYKGDGVYGDGKDFHWDYYNSFVIQPMLLDVVTLFEQENEEYARLRPLVLQRAQRYASVLERSIAPDGTYPFLGRSIVYRFGAFQLLSQAALQHLLEDSLPPAQVRCALTAVISRIMQYPGTLDENGWLQPGIYGYQPELAESYINTGSLYLCAAVFLPLGLPPADPFWSGEDMKWTARRIADGENVMRDHALE, from the coding sequence ATGAGTGGGATAGAACAGCGTAAATACTGGCTGGATACGATGCTGCGGATTGGAACGCCGGTCCTGGAGGCGCTCTCCGCGCGGAAACTGAAAGAACAGTTACCTGCGGAGTTTCATAGCGGGCGCAGCCAGTTTGCGCATCTGGAAGCTTTTGCAAGGCTGGCTTGCGGAATGGCTCCCTGGCTGGAGCTTCAGGGGCTTGAGGGTGAAGAAGAGCAGCTGAGGGCCCGTTATGCCGGGCTGATGCTGGAAGCAATTGCTGCGGCGGTCGATCCGCAGTCGCCTGACTATATGGAATTCAAGACTGAAGGCCAGCCGCTGGTCGATGCGGCATTTCTGGCCCATGCTCTGGTGCGGGCACCGAAAGCGGTTACAGCCCGGCTGGACACACGGGTCAAAAGCAATCTGATTGCGGCGCTCAAGCAGACGCGGCGGACCGCCCCCAGCGGCAGCAACTGGCTGCTGTTCAGTGCGATGGTGGAAGCAGCCTTATACCTGCTGGGCGACCCGGAGTATGACCGGATGCGGGTGGGTTATGCGGTCCACATGTTCATGGATTGGTACAAGGGTGACGGAGTCTACGGCGACGGGAAGGACTTCCACTGGGATTACTACAACAGCTTCGTGATTCAGCCGATGCTGTTGGATGTGGTTACCCTTTTCGAACAGGAGAATGAGGAGTATGCCCGGCTTAGACCCTTGGTCCTGCAGCGGGCGCAGAGATATGCCTCCGTGCTGGAGCGCAGCATCGCCCCGGACGGAACGTATCCGTTCCTTGGGCGTTCTATCGTTTACCGGTTCGGGGCATTTCAGCTGCTGTCGCAGGCGGCGCTCCAGCATCTCCTGGAAGATTCGCTGCCCCCGGCCCAGGTGCGCTGCGCCTTGACCGCTGTCATTAGCCGGATTATGCAATACCCGGGCACGCTGGATGAGAACGGCTGGCTGCAGCCGGGGATCTACGGCTATCAGCCGGAGCTGGCCGAGAGCTACATTAATACGGGCAGTCTGTATCTGTGTGCTGCTGTTTTCCTGCCGCTGGGGCTGCCTCCGGCTGACCCCTTCTGGTCGGGAGAGGACATGAAATGGACGGCCCGGAGAATCGCAGACGGCGAGAATGTGATGCGGGACCATGCTTTGGAATAA
- a CDS encoding helix-turn-helix domain-containing protein: MKHARYYETFDGDILAGIGNSPISPTRDFHIHDHYEIFLFLGGSVNGFVDQYSYPLERGDVLLFNNHEIHKIINRSPEPYKRLTIHFKAPLVYPFCTATTNLLACFQNRQPGENNLARMEEPLLSEYTALSSRLIAALERKQYGSEVLALTYLIQLLVLVNELYSRSRAAVPSTISSHIQSAMSYIDNHLHLNLSLDHIAGELGLDKYYLSHLFKQQTGGTIYRYVLLKKIALSKQLLSAGNSVSDTCYLSGFNDYANFIRTFKNITGIPPGKYGK, encoded by the coding sequence ATGAAGCATGCCCGGTATTATGAAACGTTCGACGGCGATATTCTGGCCGGTATCGGCAATTCTCCGATCTCTCCGACGAGGGATTTCCATATCCATGACCACTATGAAATCTTCCTGTTCCTCGGCGGCAGCGTGAACGGCTTCGTAGACCAGTACAGCTATCCGCTGGAGCGCGGCGACGTCCTGTTATTCAATAATCATGAGATTCATAAAATCATCAACCGGTCCCCCGAGCCTTATAAGCGGCTGACCATTCATTTCAAAGCCCCATTGGTCTACCCGTTCTGTACGGCGACCACGAATCTGCTGGCCTGCTTCCAGAACCGCCAGCCCGGGGAGAATAACCTGGCGCGGATGGAGGAGCCGCTGCTCTCAGAGTATACCGCCCTCTCCTCCCGGCTGATTGCAGCTCTGGAGCGCAAGCAGTACGGCAGCGAGGTGCTGGCCCTGACGTATCTGATTCAGCTTCTGGTGCTGGTCAACGAGCTGTACAGCCGCTCCCGTGCTGCCGTGCCCAGCACCATCTCTTCCCATATTCAATCTGCCATGAGCTATATCGACAACCACCTGCACCTGAATCTGTCGCTGGATCACATCGCCGGGGAGCTGGGCCTGGATAAATACTATCTCAGCCATCTGTTCAAGCAGCAGACCGGAGGCACCATCTACCGTTATGTCCTGCTCAAAAAGATCGCGTTATCCAAGCAGCTTCTGTCCGCCGGCAACTCCGTGTCCGATACCTGCTACCTGTCCGGCTTCAATGATTATGCCAATTTCATCCGCACCTTCAAGAACATTACGGGCATCCCACCGGGAAAATACGGCAAATAA
- a CDS encoding response regulator transcription factor encodes MYTAIIAEDSKPILRNIEALLQSMELPVRISATASNGLDAMEYIKANPVDILLTDIRMPKLDGLALIGQCRQVNPALKAVLISGYSDFEYTRKALNLQVFDYLLKPVERQQLAEVMQRLVAHLQEQEGSRIGLPEGAISAGQQRPKSSEELFRQLEQYVQEQLYAPLSITEAALKFHVSPSYVSRIFKRYSHQTFVHYSMRLKIAEACRLIALRPELKVKELSELLSFGDQHYFSKVFKDYTGVSPTEYRGGERGY; translated from the coding sequence ATGTATACCGCTATCATTGCAGAGGACAGCAAGCCGATTCTGCGGAATATCGAGGCTCTTTTGCAGTCTATGGAGCTGCCTGTCCGTATATCCGCCACCGCCTCGAACGGGCTGGATGCCATGGAATACATCAAGGCTAACCCGGTGGATATCCTGCTGACCGATATCCGCATGCCCAAGCTGGACGGGCTTGCGCTGATCGGGCAGTGCAGGCAGGTGAATCCGGCGCTCAAGGCGGTGCTGATCAGCGGGTACAGCGACTTCGAGTATACGCGCAAAGCGCTGAATCTGCAGGTATTCGATTATCTGCTGAAGCCGGTGGAGCGGCAGCAGCTTGCCGAAGTGATGCAGCGGCTGGTCGCCCATCTGCAGGAGCAGGAGGGCAGCAGAATAGGTTTGCCGGAGGGAGCGATCTCTGCCGGGCAGCAGCGGCCTAAGAGCAGTGAGGAGCTGTTCCGGCAGCTGGAGCAATATGTACAGGAGCAGCTCTACGCTCCGCTCTCCATTACCGAGGCCGCGCTTAAGTTCCACGTGAGCCCTTCCTATGTCAGCCGGATCTTCAAGCGCTATTCGCACCAGACCTTCGTGCATTACAGCATGCGGCTGAAGATAGCCGAAGCCTGCCGGCTGATTGCGCTGAGGCCGGAGCTGAAGGTGAAGGAGCTGTCGGAGCTGCTGTCCTTCGGCGACCAGCATTATTTCTCCAAGGTGTTCAAGGACTATACGGGCGTAAGTCCTACGGAGTATAGGGGAGGGGAGCGGGGTTACTAA
- a CDS encoding sensor histidine kinase, with product MATIIQKLRGGRVQASLQTKFFFTFMLLLLIVLGCFLVYVNYMVIQPLKDKTENEMKLAAAQVSDQLNLYISNQNQLSQRILSNKEVFTLLSAGDYSQLTLEGLTRSRRLKDIMFQALGPSLNIEDMMIYDLTGERVASYIGYADSPASLRPFLEESSNLPTWNASGYALYRQGADAISFVRAIRNQNGQVFGYLAVQLDQRYLNRSAAGLAGGKVYIMDQDRRLVSSSPALREGEKVPEFAASPSESAAANGIYLSSGQNYVAYHRSAETGWTTYVVNPRNVVLGPVNSVKYLSILLITALILFSFIFIYFSTRNLLLPIRKLRSQILRMNYSNLNMKTGPRTHNNELIQLNSAFQELLERLQESIEREKLALHEEVKSRNSALQAQIAPHFIHNVLYLISIAAQEGKNSVVTEMCKHLSDSLRYIVSSPYQHVTLTEELKHTRHYLSLIQHNFEDDLEWEIDGDGGLERIELPRLVIQPFVENCIEHAFKNTDPPWRIEVRVKVYNGLWAIEIRDNGEGFAPGRIREILDNIEDSDSGVSELRHDTSGIGNIGIVNTVNRLKLMYRNRLFFNIYNHLGGEKGATVQIIASMSKDFY from the coding sequence TTGGCGACTATTATACAGAAATTACGCGGAGGCAGGGTTCAGGCCAGTCTGCAAACAAAGTTCTTCTTCACCTTCATGCTGCTGCTGCTGATTGTGCTGGGCTGCTTCCTGGTCTACGTGAATTATATGGTGATCCAGCCGCTCAAGGACAAGACGGAGAACGAAATGAAGCTGGCTGCTGCCCAGGTCAGCGATCAGCTGAACCTGTATATCAGTAACCAGAACCAGCTCTCCCAGCGGATTCTGTCGAACAAAGAGGTGTTCACGCTGCTGTCCGCAGGCGATTACTCACAGCTTACCCTTGAAGGGCTGACCCGGAGCCGCCGGCTGAAAGACATCATGTTCCAGGCGCTGGGGCCGAGTCTGAACATTGAGGATATGATGATCTATGATCTGACAGGGGAGCGGGTGGCATCCTATATCGGATATGCGGATAGCCCGGCTTCGCTCAGGCCGTTTCTGGAAGAGAGCAGCAACCTGCCGACCTGGAATGCAAGCGGTTACGCGCTGTACCGGCAGGGGGCGGATGCCATCTCTTTTGTGCGGGCGATCAGGAACCAGAATGGTCAGGTGTTCGGCTATCTGGCGGTGCAGCTCGACCAGCGGTATTTGAACAGATCTGCTGCAGGCCTGGCGGGCGGCAAAGTCTATATTATGGATCAGGACCGGCGGCTGGTCTCCAGCTCTCCGGCACTACGGGAAGGGGAGAAGGTCCCCGAATTCGCAGCGTCTCCCTCTGAATCTGCAGCAGCTAACGGAATCTATCTAAGCAGCGGCCAGAACTATGTGGCGTATCACCGCTCTGCTGAGACGGGCTGGACTACCTACGTGGTGAATCCAAGGAATGTGGTGCTGGGCCCGGTCAATTCGGTGAAATACCTCTCCATTCTGCTGATCACCGCGCTGATTCTGTTCTCGTTCATCTTCATCTACTTCTCGACCCGGAACTTGCTGCTTCCGATCCGCAAGCTGCGCAGCCAGATTCTGCGGATGAACTACAGCAACCTGAATATGAAGACGGGCCCCCGTACCCACAACAATGAGCTGATTCAACTGAATAGCGCTTTTCAGGAGCTGCTGGAGCGGCTGCAGGAATCCATCGAACGGGAAAAGCTTGCGCTCCACGAAGAAGTGAAGTCGCGGAATTCCGCCTTGCAGGCCCAGATCGCCCCCCATTTCATCCACAATGTCTTGTATCTGATCAGTATTGCCGCCCAGGAAGGGAAGAATAGCGTTGTGACTGAAATGTGCAAGCATCTGTCGGACAGCCTGCGCTATATTGTGTCCTCCCCTTATCAGCATGTGACATTGACGGAGGAGCTGAAGCATACCCGGCATTATTTGTCCCTGATTCAGCATAATTTCGAGGACGACCTGGAGTGGGAGATTGACGGGGACGGGGGCCTTGAGCGGATTGAGCTGCCCCGGCTGGTGATTCAGCCGTTCGTGGAGAATTGTATCGAGCATGCTTTTAAGAATACAGACCCTCCTTGGAGGATTGAGGTGCGGGTGAAGGTATATAACGGCCTGTGGGCCATCGAAATCCGGGATAACGGAGAAGGCTTCGCGCCGGGCAGGATCAGGGAGATTCTGGACAATATTGAGGACTCGGATTCCGGGGTTAGCGAGCTTCGGCATGATACCTCAGGAATTGGGAATATAGGGATTGTGAATACGGTGAACCGGCTGAAGCTGATGTACAGGAACCGGCTGTTCTTCAACATCTACAACCACTTGGGCGGGGAAAAGGGTGCCACGGTCCAGATTATCGCATCTATGAGTAAAGACTTCTACTAG
- a CDS encoding ABC transporter substrate-binding protein, with protein sequence MSKQMKKIATGLLAGIMTLTLAACGSDNSGKGNAAATDNGGGNSGGSSGKKVTIELAISKSSQDSAFVAQDVLDEFEQKTNIKVNLQLLPAEQTATVLQTKLAVDEVPDLIQYNLASATTDLNLERNFEILDNEPWVSRLLNKDVLSAYDHVYSFHYSQDTGMQGVVYNKDIFKDLGLEIPKNYEEFLAVCEKIKASGITPVFMPFKDNWAANIWPAAAFADWAAKNEPSLFEDINAGRKKWSDVPEFATFLEQQYEVYKKGYTNTDILSDSYDMAVGKFLNKETAMMFMGDWLIVNVAEKDPNVHLGLFAIPSSEDANLGASPLGGQLFIPKKAKHMDEAKKFLEFLATKEVAQKMVDSQGSVSNFSDVTTPKLPEYKQEIVDQYITPKKTTLTTDAYMIVDRSELYRLLQDEFAGGLDAKGVLKAWDEKFSQLMKDKGVEGF encoded by the coding sequence ATGAGTAAGCAAATGAAAAAAATCGCAACAGGCCTGCTCGCTGGAATCATGACCTTAACGCTGGCGGCATGCGGCTCTGACAATTCAGGCAAGGGCAATGCTGCGGCAACGGACAACGGAGGCGGTAACAGCGGAGGCAGCAGCGGCAAAAAGGTAACCATCGAGCTGGCCATCTCCAAAAGCTCGCAGGATTCGGCGTTCGTGGCCCAGGATGTGCTGGATGAATTCGAACAGAAAACCAATATCAAAGTGAATCTGCAGCTGCTTCCGGCAGAGCAGACCGCCACCGTACTCCAGACCAAGCTGGCCGTTGACGAGGTGCCTGACCTGATTCAATATAATCTCGCCAGTGCGACCACGGACCTGAATCTAGAGCGTAATTTCGAGATTCTCGATAATGAGCCTTGGGTAAGCCGGCTGCTGAACAAGGATGTGCTCTCTGCTTACGATCATGTCTACAGCTTCCATTACAGCCAGGATACAGGGATGCAGGGAGTCGTCTACAACAAGGATATTTTCAAAGACCTAGGACTTGAGATTCCGAAGAATTACGAGGAGTTCCTGGCGGTCTGTGAGAAGATCAAGGCCAGCGGCATTACGCCAGTGTTCATGCCGTTCAAGGACAACTGGGCGGCGAATATCTGGCCGGCGGCTGCTTTTGCCGACTGGGCGGCCAAGAACGAGCCGTCTCTGTTCGAAGACATTAATGCCGGCCGCAAGAAGTGGTCCGATGTTCCCGAGTTCGCCACCTTCCTGGAGCAGCAGTATGAGGTCTACAAGAAGGGCTACACCAACACCGACATTCTCAGCGACAGTTACGATATGGCTGTGGGCAAATTCCTGAACAAGGAAACGGCGATGATGTTCATGGGCGACTGGCTGATTGTGAACGTGGCTGAGAAGGACCCGAATGTGCATCTGGGACTGTTCGCCATCCCTTCTTCTGAAGACGCCAATCTCGGCGCAAGCCCGCTGGGCGGCCAGTTGTTCATTCCGAAGAAAGCCAAGCATATGGATGAAGCGAAGAAATTCCTGGAGTTCCTCGCCACCAAAGAAGTTGCGCAGAAAATGGTGGACAGCCAAGGTTCCGTCTCCAACTTCAGCGATGTTACTACGCCGAAGCTCCCGGAATACAAGCAAGAGATTGTCGATCAATATATCACCCCGAAGAAAACTACGCTGACCACCGACGCTTACATGATCGTGGACCGCAGCGAGCTGTACCGTCTGCTTCAGGATGAATTCGCCGGCGGCCTGGACGCCAAGGGCGTACTTAAGGCCTGGGATGAGAAATTCAGCCAGCTGATGAAGGACAAAGGCGTCGAAGGCTTTTAA
- a CDS encoding carbohydrate ABC transporter permease, with protein sequence MNVSKRLYSYYLIWPALLIYSIFFVLPALIGLFYSFTDWRLDREAIKFIGWDNFERIFTDRTLLLAMKNTTIFAIVTVLGKNLLGIALAVGLNMKLKSKNLLRAIFYSPSILSVLVISIVFTPMLRSDGTINRIFEAVGLPSLSQAWLTNPALVIWTVAFVSIWQHTGFQMAIYLAGLQSISKEYYEAATIDGAGSWRSFRSITIPLLLPAININLMLTLIGGLKVFSEVFVLTGGGPGNASQVVGTIILRSFGEGSWGLGTAVNTLLFAAVTIIAIPLLIFMRRKEVSE encoded by the coding sequence ATGAATGTATCCAAGAGACTATACTCGTATTACCTGATCTGGCCTGCACTGCTCATCTATTCGATCTTCTTCGTGCTGCCAGCGCTGATCGGACTCTTCTATTCCTTCACCGACTGGCGGCTGGACCGGGAAGCTATCAAGTTTATCGGCTGGGACAATTTCGAACGGATTTTCACAGATCGAACGCTATTGCTTGCGATGAAAAATACAACGATCTTCGCCATCGTTACCGTACTCGGTAAAAATCTGCTCGGCATCGCGCTTGCGGTCGGCCTGAACATGAAGCTGAAGTCCAAAAACCTGCTGCGGGCGATTTTCTACTCGCCGTCGATCCTCAGCGTGCTGGTCATCAGCATTGTGTTCACGCCCATGCTGCGCTCCGACGGAACGATTAACCGTATCTTCGAAGCTGTGGGGCTGCCTTCGCTGAGCCAGGCCTGGCTGACCAATCCGGCCCTTGTCATCTGGACCGTAGCCTTTGTGTCCATCTGGCAGCATACCGGCTTCCAAATGGCGATCTACCTGGCCGGACTCCAGTCGATCTCCAAAGAGTATTATGAAGCCGCCACCATTGACGGCGCCGGTTCCTGGCGGAGCTTCCGCAGCATCACGATTCCACTGCTGCTCCCTGCGATCAACATCAATCTGATGCTCACCCTGATCGGCGGGCTCAAGGTGTTCTCCGAGGTATTCGTGCTCACCGGCGGGGGGCCGGGCAATGCCTCCCAAGTAGTCGGCACGATCATCCTCCGCTCGTTCGGAGAAGGAAGCTGGGGGCTGGGTACAGCCGTCAATACCCTGCTCTTCGCTGCTGTAACCATCATCGCCATTCCCCTGCTGATCTTCATGCGGCGTAAGGAGGTATCGGAATAA
- a CDS encoding carbohydrate ABC transporter permease encodes MSFSRKMAWRNYLVEGFLILASLLIILPLLIMLFGSFMTSAEVLKFSLRLPEKWNFSNYTTVFREGGLGRAFLNGMLITGVSSVLNIFTSSAASFILVRRETKWSNFLYMFFFMGLIAPMSTITTIRVVQWMGFYGSITSVILIYASLNTAFSVFLYSGFIRSIPKALDEVAFLEGANTFDVFFRIVTPLIVPVNATVAIMVFMSVWNDITIPLYFLTDSSDWTMPLSVYNFYGKYSRDWNLIFADLVLTSLPVLILYIFCQKYIVSGLTAGAVKG; translated from the coding sequence ATGAGCTTTTCACGTAAAATGGCCTGGCGCAACTATCTGGTAGAAGGGTTCCTGATCCTGGCCTCCCTGCTGATTATCCTGCCGCTGCTGATCATGCTGTTCGGAAGCTTCATGACAAGCGCCGAGGTGCTGAAGTTCTCCTTGCGGCTCCCGGAGAAGTGGAACTTCTCCAACTATACAACGGTCTTCCGTGAAGGGGGACTGGGGCGGGCATTCCTGAACGGGATGCTGATTACCGGCGTCTCTTCCGTGCTGAATATCTTCACCTCCTCGGCAGCCTCGTTCATTCTGGTGCGCCGGGAGACCAAATGGTCGAATTTCCTGTACATGTTCTTCTTCATGGGCCTGATCGCGCCGATGTCCACGATTACAACGATCCGCGTTGTGCAGTGGATGGGCTTCTACGGCAGCATCACCAGCGTCATCCTGATCTATGCTTCGCTCAACACAGCGTTCAGCGTGTTCCTGTACAGCGGATTCATCCGGTCTATTCCGAAGGCGCTGGATGAGGTAGCTTTCCTGGAGGGGGCGAATACATTCGATGTGTTCTTCCGAATCGTCACCCCGCTGATCGTCCCGGTGAACGCCACCGTAGCGATTATGGTCTTCATGTCTGTCTGGAACGACATTACCATTCCGCTCTATTTCCTGACAGACAGCTCAGACTGGACGATGCCGCTCTCGGTATACAATTTCTACGGCAAATACAGCCGGGACTGGAATTTGATTTTCGCCGATCTGGTGCTGACCTCGCTGCCGGTGCTGATCCTGTACATTTTCTGCCAAAAGTACATTGTTAGCGGACTTACGGCGGGAGCGGTGAAGGGATAA
- a CDS encoding ABC transporter ATP-binding protein encodes MDGINIKTIFASFRYWPELGKLLWRAKRSYFSLIIFCYIIKGFLPIINLFSIQFLVMKIEERSFNVMIYPILPLIFVLICSLFVTSILEHFEKLYQLLLINHLQVSIVTKTSDFMLRDYEDPEIHNQLRRVMQDSIDRPIQVYKLLINLISSIITLISSIVIILNFKWWLVIILLVSPLFSFYSLLKFAQIQYISKRKRSPLQRKASYINFLLTNDKAFKEIKLYRLNDYLSIRYKDIFNRFYKEDKDLSKRRTVLYLFFQLISTLFISIVLYIIVYVSFQESLLLGSIYGLVQAVLLTNQNINAISQGLISLCENNLYLDELFSFLNKSQKSYENTLLKQSFVKMDQIESIEFINVSFIYPGQTVYALKDLNFKIQTNDSVAFVGRNGSGKSTIIKLMTGLYDDFTGEILINSISIHNYSKDTLYKKIGVIFQDFIQFDFTVRENIGFGDLEKMDSTSEIGNSAQLTGADELIKSFPNQIDQQLGRNFEGGVQISGGQWQKIAISRAFFKDADLYIMDEPSSFLDPESEKQVFLQFQNYIEGKIGVYISHRYTSVLYANRIIVLNEGQVVEFGTHQQLIVKRGIYYKLFSDEAEAFQRERAIQGEVLT; translated from the coding sequence ATGGATGGGATCAATATCAAAACTATATTTGCATCATTTCGGTACTGGCCGGAACTTGGGAAATTATTATGGAGGGCAAAAAGAAGTTATTTTTCATTAATTATTTTTTGTTATATAATTAAAGGTTTTTTACCAATAATAAATCTTTTTTCCATTCAATTTTTAGTGATGAAAATCGAAGAGCGATCATTCAACGTGATGATATACCCTATTCTGCCTTTGATTTTTGTTCTGATTTGTAGTCTCTTTGTTACGTCTATTCTTGAACACTTTGAAAAGTTATACCAGCTATTATTAATAAACCACTTGCAAGTTTCAATAGTAACAAAAACCTCTGATTTTATGCTACGTGATTATGAAGATCCTGAAATTCATAATCAGCTAAGAAGAGTTATGCAAGATTCGATAGACCGGCCCATCCAAGTATATAAGTTATTAATAAATCTTATAAGCTCAATTATTACTCTGATTTCTAGTATTGTTATTATACTAAATTTCAAGTGGTGGTTAGTGATTATTCTTCTTGTGTCACCTTTATTTTCATTCTATTCGTTATTGAAGTTCGCACAAATTCAATATATTTCAAAAAGAAAAAGATCTCCTTTGCAAAGGAAAGCAAGTTATATTAATTTTTTGTTAACGAATGATAAGGCATTCAAAGAAATTAAACTATATCGCTTAAATGACTATTTAAGTATTAGGTACAAAGATATTTTTAATAGATTTTATAAGGAGGATAAAGACCTATCAAAAAGACGAACAGTTTTATATCTATTCTTTCAATTAATTAGTACTCTTTTTATCTCGATAGTTCTTTATATTATTGTATATGTGTCATTTCAAGAGAGTCTACTCTTAGGTAGTATATATGGTTTGGTACAAGCAGTATTGCTTACAAACCAGAATATTAATGCTATCTCTCAAGGATTAATTTCCTTGTGCGAAAATAATTTATACTTGGATGAATTATTCTCATTTCTAAATAAAAGTCAAAAAAGTTATGAAAATACGCTGTTAAAGCAGAGTTTCGTTAAAATGGATCAAATAGAAAGTATAGAGTTTATAAATGTTTCCTTTATTTATCCTGGTCAAACAGTTTACGCGCTAAAAGACCTCAATTTCAAAATACAAACAAATGACTCTGTTGCATTTGTTGGAAGAAACGGATCGGGGAAATCAACGATAATTAAATTAATGACAGGCTTATATGATGATTTTACAGGTGAAATATTAATTAATTCAATATCCATACATAATTACAGTAAAGATACATTATACAAAAAAATTGGTGTTATATTTCAGGATTTTATCCAATTTGATTTTACTGTTAGAGAAAATATTGGTTTTGGTGACCTCGAAAAGATGGATAGTACCTCTGAAATAGGGAATTCAGCCCAACTTACTGGTGCAGATGAACTAATTAAAAGTTTCCCCAATCAAATAGATCAACAGCTAGGAAGGAACTTTGAAGGAGGGGTTCAAATTTCTGGTGGGCAATGGCAAAAAATAGCCATATCCAGAGCTTTCTTTAAAGATGCTGATCTTTATATTATGGATGAACCAAGCTCTTTTCTTGATCCGGAATCAGAAAAACAAGTATTTCTGCAATTCCAAAATTATATAGAAGGAAAGATAGGTGTATACATATCGCATAGATATACATCTGTCTTATATGCGAATAGGATTATTGTATTAAATGAAGGTCAGGTAGTAGAATTCGGAACACACCAACAATTAATTGTTAAACGAGGGATTTATTATAAACTATTTTCTGATGAAGCAGAAGCCTTTCAAAGAGAGCGAGCAATTCAGGGGGAAGTGCTTACGTGA